The sequence below is a genomic window from Planktothrix serta PCC 8927.
GCTTTTGGCACTATTAACGCTGATTTTTCATCGGCTATCATCCTTAAAATTCGTTGAATTTTCCAAAAATTACAGAAGAGGGATTATGTTTGTTCTTGTTAATTATTTCTGCGGATAGCTGCCTCAATCTCTTCTGGATGAGTATCAGCATAAGTCCAAGCATTGACTAAATTTTCTGCTTTCAAATGAGGAAAATCTTGTAAGATTCGAGCATCAGAAGCACCATTCCGGCGATAATTGATCAGTGACCAAACGGGGATACGAGTGTTAGCAATTCTAGCATCCCCACCGCACACCCCAGGAGTTTTTTCAATTCCTTGCCAAACATTACTTAAACTTTGGACTAGCAATT
It includes:
- a CDS encoding DUF433 domain-containing protein is translated as MTLKDLEPQLLALSLAEKAQAIQLLVQSLSNVWQGIEKTPGVCGGDARIANTRIPVWSLINYRRNGASDARILQDFPHLKAENLVNAWTYADTHPEEIEAAIRRNN